The following proteins are co-located in the Candidatus Deferrimicrobiaceae bacterium genome:
- the gcvT gene encoding glycine cleavage system aminomethyltransferase GcvT translates to MEPLKTTPLVDRHRALGALMAPFGGWDMPIQYEGILAEHRACREKSALFDICHMGEFRYEGDIVGGGLENVFTMSVASIPVGRSRYGFLLNERGGIIDDLIVFRLAENEAMIVVNAATAPNDFAVIGSRLPGSARFEDISAATGKLDLQGPLSRDVLMSLIGREITSLPYFRFIETTVMGSPAIVSRTGYTGELGYEIFLPAEKTAELWDALLAYPSVKPAGLGARDLLRLEVGYSLYGNDLDEKVTPLEAGLDAFVNFDKAFVGKEALLAQRAAGLPRAKVAFKVGSRRSPRHYYEIWSGEARVGTVTSGAFSPMLGCGMGLGLVDPASAAPGAALTIRHGSLVMEATVCSLPFYAGGSLRA, encoded by the coding sequence CCGAGCACCGCGCCTGCCGCGAAAAGTCGGCGCTGTTCGACATCTGCCATATGGGCGAGTTCCGGTACGAGGGGGACATCGTCGGCGGCGGCCTCGAGAACGTTTTCACGATGTCCGTTGCGTCGATCCCCGTCGGCCGCTCCCGCTACGGGTTCCTCCTCAACGAGCGCGGGGGCATCATCGACGACCTGATCGTCTTCCGCCTTGCGGAGAACGAGGCCATGATCGTGGTCAATGCGGCCACGGCGCCCAACGATTTCGCCGTCATCGGTTCGCGCCTGCCCGGCTCCGCCCGATTCGAGGACATCTCGGCCGCCACCGGCAAACTCGACCTGCAAGGCCCGCTATCCCGCGACGTCCTCATGTCGCTGATCGGCCGCGAGATCACATCCCTCCCCTATTTCCGATTCATCGAGACCACCGTGATGGGAAGCCCCGCGATCGTCAGCCGCACCGGCTACACCGGAGAACTGGGATACGAAATCTTCCTGCCCGCCGAAAAGACGGCCGAGCTGTGGGACGCGCTGCTCGCTTATCCCTCGGTGAAGCCGGCCGGGCTCGGCGCTCGCGACCTGCTCCGCCTCGAGGTGGGCTACAGCCTCTACGGCAACGACCTCGACGAGAAGGTCACGCCGCTCGAAGCGGGACTCGATGCCTTCGTCAACTTCGACAAGGCGTTCGTCGGGAAAGAGGCGCTGCTCGCCCAGCGGGCGGCGGGCCTTCCCCGCGCCAAGGTCGCTTTCAAGGTCGGCTCCCGCCGCTCCCCCCGCCACTATTACGAAATCTGGTCGGGCGAAGCCCGGGTGGGCACCGTCACCAGCGGCGCCTTCTCCCCGATGCTCGGCTGCGGGATGGGTCTAGGCCTCGTCGACCCGGCCTCCGCCGCGCCCGGCGCCGCGCTGACCATCCGGCACGGAAGCCTCGTCATGGAAGCAACCGTCTGCTCGCTGCCGTTCTACGCCGGCGGGTCGCTGCGCGCATAA
- the gcvH gene encoding glycine cleavage system protein GcvH, which produces MPNTYYTKEHEWVTVDGTSASVGITDFAAHQLGDITFVELPKVGKTVKQFEVLCGIESVKTASDIYAPLSGKVVAVNDALNDTPEVVNASPEESAWMAKLEIADASETSKLMNRDQYLEYLKGL; this is translated from the coding sequence ATGCCGAATACGTACTACACCAAGGAACACGAATGGGTCACGGTCGACGGAACCAGCGCCTCGGTCGGCATCACCGACTTCGCGGCGCACCAGCTCGGCGATATCACCTTCGTCGAGCTTCCGAAGGTCGGCAAGACGGTCAAGCAGTTCGAGGTGCTCTGCGGCATCGAGTCGGTCAAGACGGCGAGCGACATTTACGCGCCGCTCTCCGGCAAGGTCGTCGCGGTCAACGACGCCCTCAACGACACGCCCGAGGTCGTCAACGCGTCTCCCGAAGAATCCGCCTGGATGGCGAAGCTCGAGATCGCCGACGCTTCCGAGACTTCGAAGCTGATGAATCGCGACCAATACCTCGAGTACCTGAAGGGACTCTAG
- the gcvPA gene encoding aminomethyl-transferring glycine dehydrogenase subunit GcvPA, giving the protein MDFAPHTPEEIREMLSAIGVGSIGELFSPIPQALRAKSFDLPPGMSEFEMLDRLKALASRNTDVLPFVGGGYYDHLIPAAVDHLAGRSEFYTAYTPYQPECSQGSLQALYEYQTAICRLTGLDVSNASLYDGGTALAEAALMALRITGRNRLVIDAAVNPFHRAIVKTYLETHPVEVVEVFPEDASTARGALFGEIDDRCAAVLVANPTFLGCVSDYTDLAAKAHENGALLVSAVYPVALGLLKTPGEMDVDIAVGDGQSVGNPLSFGGPAFGFIATKKAYIRNLPGRIVGETDDREGRRGYVLTLQAREQHIKRHKATSNICSNQSLCALRGLIHLSLLGKQGMVELAHQNRDKAEYAKGALTAIRGVTAIAREPSFNEFTLRLPSRAEDAVAALLRRGIAAGVPLAPWYPGSEKDLVITVTEKRSKVEIDRLAQELEKVLWS; this is encoded by the coding sequence ATGGACTTCGCACCGCATACGCCCGAAGAGATCCGGGAGATGCTTTCCGCCATCGGCGTCGGCAGCATCGGCGAACTGTTCTCGCCGATCCCGCAGGCGTTGCGCGCCAAATCCTTCGACCTTCCGCCGGGGATGTCCGAGTTCGAGATGCTCGACCGGCTCAAGGCGCTGGCGTCGCGTAACACCGACGTCCTTCCCTTCGTGGGGGGCGGATACTACGACCACCTGATCCCGGCCGCGGTCGACCACCTTGCCGGCCGCTCCGAGTTCTACACCGCCTACACGCCGTATCAGCCCGAATGCTCGCAGGGCTCGCTCCAGGCGCTCTACGAGTATCAGACCGCCATCTGCCGCCTCACCGGGCTCGACGTCTCCAACGCGTCGCTCTACGACGGCGGCACCGCGCTGGCCGAGGCCGCGCTGATGGCGCTCCGGATCACGGGCCGCAACCGGCTCGTGATCGACGCGGCCGTCAACCCGTTCCATCGTGCCATCGTGAAAACATACCTCGAAACTCACCCGGTCGAGGTCGTCGAGGTGTTCCCCGAGGATGCGTCCACCGCGCGGGGCGCGCTGTTCGGCGAGATCGACGATCGGTGCGCCGCAGTGCTGGTGGCCAACCCCACCTTCCTCGGCTGCGTCTCCGATTACACCGACCTGGCGGCGAAGGCGCACGAAAACGGGGCACTCCTGGTCTCGGCCGTCTATCCCGTCGCGCTCGGCCTGCTCAAGACGCCCGGCGAGATGGACGTCGATATCGCCGTGGGCGACGGCCAATCGGTCGGCAACCCGCTCTCCTTCGGCGGTCCGGCGTTCGGCTTCATCGCGACGAAGAAGGCCTACATCCGCAACCTGCCCGGCCGCATCGTCGGCGAGACCGACGACCGCGAGGGGCGCCGCGGCTACGTCCTCACGCTCCAGGCGCGCGAACAGCACATCAAGCGGCACAAGGCCACCTCCAACATCTGCAGCAACCAGAGCCTGTGCGCTCTGCGCGGTCTGATCCACCTGTCGCTGCTCGGGAAGCAGGGGATGGTCGAGTTGGCGCATCAGAACCGAGATAAAGCCGAATACGCCAAGGGCGCGCTCACCGCGATCCGCGGCGTCACCGCCATCGCCCGCGAGCCGTCGTTCAACGAGTTCACCCTGCGCCTCCCGAGCCGCGCCGAAGACGCGGTCGCCGCGCTGCTGCGGCGGGGCATCGCCGCGGGCGTCCCGCTCGCCCCCTGGTACCCGGGCAGTGAAAAAGACCTCGTCATCACCGTGACCGAGAAGCGGAGCAAGGTCGAGATCGACCGGCTCGCGCAGGAACTGGAGAAGGTGCTATGGAGCTGA
- the gcvPB gene encoding aminomethyl-transferring glycine dehydrogenase subunit GcvPB produces the protein MELIYEKSVSGRRGARLPNSDVPPASPLPQRLLRAEAARLPELSELDVVRHFTQLSRRNVGVDNAFYPLGSCTMKYNAKAAEEAARFFTGFHPVPALLLGGEPLVQGSLALLHHMGELLEEITGMDAVTCQPLAGAHGEMTGIMLISAYHKAKGNKKKFVIVPDSSHGTNPASAAMAGYEIVTIPTAPYGDMDLDAFKAALNDEVAAVMMTCPNTLGLFNPHIKEICDLAHEAGALVYYDGANLNAILGQVRPGDVGFDVVHVNLHKTFGTPHGGGGPGSGPVGVKAALAPFLPAPRVVKLDDGTFGVADDTRSSIGRVANFFGNFGIIVRAYAYILMLGREGLVGASELAVLNANYVMSRLKDLYDLPYDQTCMHECVFSASRQLAYGVHAIDIAKYLIDQGYHPPTVYFPMIVREAIMIEPTETESKQTLDAFIAVMREAAELAEKDPEALKRAPLTMPVSRLDETKAARGQHVCHLG, from the coding sequence ATGGAGCTGATCTACGAAAAGTCGGTATCCGGTCGACGGGGCGCCCGGCTTCCCAATAGCGACGTCCCCCCGGCGTCACCCCTGCCCCAAAGGCTGCTGCGCGCCGAGGCGGCGCGGCTTCCCGAGCTCTCCGAGCTCGACGTGGTCCGCCACTTCACGCAGCTGTCGCGCCGCAACGTCGGCGTCGACAACGCCTTCTACCCGCTCGGCTCCTGCACCATGAAATACAACGCCAAGGCCGCCGAGGAGGCCGCGCGCTTCTTCACCGGCTTCCACCCGGTTCCCGCCCTGCTGCTTGGCGGCGAGCCGCTGGTCCAGGGGTCGCTCGCTCTGCTCCACCACATGGGCGAGCTGCTCGAGGAGATCACCGGCATGGACGCGGTCACCTGCCAGCCTTTGGCCGGCGCCCACGGCGAGATGACCGGAATCATGCTGATCTCGGCCTACCACAAGGCCAAGGGGAACAAGAAGAAGTTCGTCATCGTCCCCGACTCCTCGCACGGCACCAACCCGGCCTCCGCGGCCATGGCCGGCTACGAGATCGTCACGATCCCCACGGCCCCTTACGGAGACATGGACCTCGACGCATTCAAGGCCGCGCTCAACGACGAGGTCGCCGCGGTCATGATGACCTGCCCCAACACGCTTGGGCTGTTCAACCCGCACATCAAGGAGATCTGCGACCTGGCGCACGAGGCCGGCGCGCTCGTCTACTACGACGGCGCCAACCTCAACGCCATCCTCGGCCAGGTGCGCCCCGGCGATGTCGGGTTCGACGTCGTCCACGTCAACCTGCACAAGACGTTCGGCACGCCGCACGGCGGCGGCGGGCCGGGAAGCGGCCCCGTCGGCGTCAAGGCGGCGCTCGCCCCCTTCCTGCCGGCGCCCCGCGTCGTCAAGCTCGACGACGGCACCTTCGGCGTCGCCGACGACACCCGGTCGAGCATCGGGCGCGTCGCCAACTTCTTCGGCAACTTCGGCATCATCGTCCGCGCCTACGCCTACATCCTGATGCTCGGGCGCGAGGGGTTGGTCGGCGCCAGCGAGCTGGCCGTACTCAACGCCAACTACGTCATGAGCCGGCTGAAGGACCTCTACGATCTTCCCTACGACCAGACCTGCATGCACGAGTGCGTCTTCTCTGCCTCGCGCCAGCTTGCGTACGGCGTCCATGCCATCGACATCGCCAAGTACCTCATCGACCAGGGGTACCACCCCCCGACGGTCTACTTCCCGATGATCGTGAGAGAGGCGATCATGATCGAGCCGACCGAGACCGAAAGCAAGCAGACGCTCGACGCCTTCATCGCGGTCATGCGCGAGGCGGCCGAGCTTGCAGAGAAAGATCCCGAGGCGCTCAAGCGGGCGCCGCTGACTATGCCGGTCTCGCGGCTCGACGAGACCAAGGCGGCCCGCGGGCAGCACGTCTGCCACCTGGGATGA
- a CDS encoding lipoate--protein ligase family protein, with the protein MTCRTDWRLVDTGPLDGPANMAVDEALLDAFDPERSTPVLRLYGWNPPALSLGRYQDPAAVLDLDRCRADGVPAVRRITGGGVIYHADELTYAIVCAPQHLPPASTVKDSFRHLTGFLLAFYRGLGLDAAWAADVAADSGRLGERTAFCFAGKEDFDILVDGAKIGGNAQRRLRHAIFQHGSIPLADRVPTGIGYLREEPAAADLAVTSLETLGITLPPEALFARLAASFSDALGATLAPSSLTPAEQAGAAALRCGKYAEHDWAFRTFPS; encoded by the coding sequence ATGACCTGCCGCACCGACTGGCGCCTCGTCGACACCGGCCCACTTGACGGGCCCGCCAACATGGCGGTCGACGAGGCGCTGCTCGACGCGTTCGATCCCGAGCGCTCGACGCCGGTGCTCCGCCTCTACGGCTGGAATCCACCGGCGTTGTCGCTTGGCCGCTACCAGGACCCGGCGGCGGTGCTCGATCTCGACCGCTGCCGGGCCGACGGCGTTCCGGCTGTCCGCCGGATCACGGGCGGCGGCGTGATCTACCATGCCGACGAGCTGACCTATGCCATCGTCTGCGCACCGCAACACCTTCCCCCCGCGTCAACCGTCAAAGACTCTTTTCGCCACCTCACCGGCTTCCTGCTCGCGTTCTACCGCGGTCTCGGCCTCGACGCCGCCTGGGCCGCCGACGTGGCCGCCGACTCAGGGCGGCTGGGAGAGCGTACCGCCTTCTGCTTCGCCGGGAAGGAGGATTTCGACATCCTCGTCGACGGCGCCAAGATCGGCGGAAACGCCCAACGCCGCCTTCGCCATGCGATCTTCCAGCACGGCTCCATCCCGCTCGCCGACCGGGTGCCGACCGGAATCGGCTATCTGCGCGAGGAACCGGCCGCCGCCGACCTCGCCGTGACCAGCCTGGAAACGCTTGGGATCACCCTGCCGCCCGAGGCGCTTTTCGCCCGCCTCGCCGCATCCTTTTCCGATGCGCTCGGGGCCACTCTCGCCCCCTCGTCGCTGACCCCTGCCGAGCAGGCGGGAGCAGCCGCCCTCCGATGCGGAAAATACGCCGAGCACGACTGGGCCTTCCGGACCTTCCCGTCGTGA
- the lipA gene encoding lipoyl synthase produces MRKIRRARLGLPDLPVVNAVRRPEWLQKKLSPGAHADMEKMLVELQLNTVCQQALCPNITECFRQKQATFLILGAACTRLCAFCNVAKTVPLPADPGEPARVAAAVKRLGLAHVVVTSPTRDDLPDGGAAAFAATVTAIRRQSPGTRIELLVPDFQGRPGSIAEVVDAAPDILGHNVETVPRLYEIRKGAVYARSLGVLAAAHARAPHLPTKSGLMLGMGETRDEVRAVLADLRGVGCAFLSLGQYLAPSRRHRPVSAFIPPETFDSLKEEALRLGFAHVESGPYVRSSYHAADYGDVPSNPAGSPGI; encoded by the coding sequence ATGCGGAAAATACGCCGAGCACGACTGGGCCTTCCGGACCTTCCCGTCGTGAATGCCGTCCGCAGGCCCGAGTGGCTCCAGAAGAAGCTGTCGCCCGGTGCACACGCCGATATGGAAAAAATGCTGGTCGAGCTCCAGCTCAACACGGTCTGCCAGCAGGCGCTCTGCCCAAACATTACGGAATGCTTCCGCCAGAAGCAGGCGACCTTCCTTATCCTCGGCGCCGCCTGCACCCGGTTATGCGCCTTCTGCAACGTCGCCAAGACCGTCCCGCTCCCCGCCGATCCCGGCGAGCCGGCGCGGGTGGCCGCCGCCGTCAAGCGGCTTGGGCTCGCCCACGTGGTCGTCACCAGCCCGACGCGCGACGACCTGCCCGACGGCGGCGCCGCCGCCTTCGCCGCGACGGTCACCGCGATCCGGCGGCAGTCGCCCGGCACCCGCATCGAGCTGCTGGTCCCCGATTTCCAGGGCCGCCCCGGAAGCATCGCCGAAGTCGTCGACGCCGCCCCCGACATCCTCGGGCACAACGTCGAGACGGTGCCGCGGCTCTATGAGATCCGCAAGGGCGCCGTCTATGCCCGGTCGCTCGGCGTGCTGGCGGCCGCACACGCTCGGGCGCCGCACCTTCCGACCAAATCCGGCCTGATGCTCGGGATGGGCGAGACGCGCGACGAGGTGCGCGCCGTGCTCGCCGACCTGCGCGGCGTCGGCTGCGCGTTCCTGAGCCTCGGGCAGTATCTGGCGCCTAGCCGCCGCCACCGGCCCGTGTCGGCCTTCATCCCGCCGGAGACCTTCGATTCACTGAAGGAGGAAGCGCTTCGGCTCGGTTTTGCGCACGTCGAGAGCGGTCCCTACGTCCGCAGCTCTTACCACGCCGCCGACTACGGTGACGTCCCGTCGAACCCGGCCGGATCGCCCGGCATCTGA
- the ygiD gene encoding 4,5-DOPA dioxygenase extradiol — protein sequence MPVLFLGHGSPMNAIEDNEWSRAFRALGKTLPRPRAILSISAHWFVEGTFLTGDAHPKTIHDFGGFPDELYRMRYPAPGDPALAGRAAALIGPDIASISNDWGLDHGTWSVLLHLFPEADIPVVQLSIDHRLPSAGHLAIGRKLAPLRDEGVLILCSGNITHNLRHAMTSVYRSDFSTPDWAVRFDAAVAYAFERNDADFFARALESDDGRMCHPTPDHYLPLAYAVGAAAPGDEVDFPITGFSLASLSMRAVLLG from the coding sequence ATGCCTGTCCTCTTCCTGGGACACGGGTCTCCGATGAACGCGATCGAGGACAACGAATGGAGCCGGGCCTTCCGGGCACTCGGCAAGACCCTTCCGCGTCCGCGGGCGATCCTTTCCATCTCGGCGCATTGGTTCGTCGAAGGCACGTTCCTCACCGGAGACGCCCACCCGAAGACCATCCACGATTTCGGCGGTTTCCCCGACGAACTTTATCGGATGCGCTACCCCGCGCCCGGGGATCCGGCCCTCGCGGGGCGGGCCGCGGCCCTCATCGGGCCCGATATCGCCTCGATCAGCAACGACTGGGGGCTCGACCACGGCACGTGGAGCGTGCTGCTCCACCTCTTCCCCGAGGCCGACATCCCGGTCGTCCAGCTGTCGATCGACCACCGGCTGCCATCCGCCGGCCACCTCGCGATCGGCCGGAAGCTCGCCCCGCTGCGCGACGAGGGCGTCCTGATCCTCTGCAGCGGGAACATCACCCACAATCTCCGCCACGCGATGACCAGCGTTTATCGTAGCGATTTTTCGACGCCCGACTGGGCCGTCCGCTTCGACGCCGCCGTCGCTTACGCCTTTGAACGGAACGACGCCGACTTCTTCGCACGTGCGCTTGAAAGCGACGACGGACGGATGTGCCATCCCACGCCCGACCACTATCTCCCGCTGGCCTATGCGGTCGGAGCCGCCGCCCCCGGGGACGAAGTCGACTTCCCCATCACCGGCTTTTCCCTGGCCTCGCTGTCGATGCGCGCGGTCCTGCTTGGTTAA
- the hgcA gene encoding mercury methylation corrinoid protein HgcA — protein sequence MGGGIDESVPGFLGWLDTPSGKIARIASDWTAADRLGAWKVRWAIGRMAYLVPPGLYAVGTPDASSPVVVTANYKLTFDLVRRALRGRNTWLLVLETHGINVWCAGGKGTFGSDELVRRIGAVNLSRVVSHRTVLLPLLSANGVCARTVRAKSGFEARFASIRAADLPEYLDNGHRTTGPMRQLTFTLRERAAVVPVDLVLAVGASLPVLAACLVVGALAAPKVVSFETLFPALAYLSALACGTICVPLLLPLLPGRAFSFKGALFGLLPVAAIGGMTGWSPKSVLPALFALPAVSAFFALNFTGSTTFTSKSGVKKEIRLAMPAMGLSALAGLIAWIVGRFAG from the coding sequence GTGGGCGGGGGCATCGACGAATCGGTTCCCGGCTTCCTCGGCTGGCTTGACACGCCTTCGGGCAAGATCGCCCGCATCGCGTCCGACTGGACCGCTGCCGACCGGCTGGGCGCATGGAAGGTCCGATGGGCGATCGGCCGGATGGCTTACCTCGTTCCCCCCGGGCTTTACGCCGTCGGAACCCCGGATGCGTCGTCGCCCGTCGTCGTCACCGCCAACTACAAGCTGACGTTCGATCTTGTCCGTCGCGCATTGCGCGGCCGGAACACGTGGCTCCTCGTCCTCGAAACGCACGGAATCAACGTCTGGTGCGCGGGGGGCAAAGGCACGTTCGGGAGCGACGAACTCGTCCGGCGAATCGGCGCCGTCAACCTTTCCCGGGTGGTCTCCCACCGCACGGTGCTGTTGCCGCTGCTGTCGGCGAACGGCGTCTGCGCCCGGACCGTCCGGGCGAAAAGCGGCTTCGAGGCGCGCTTCGCGTCCATCCGCGCGGCGGATCTCCCCGAATACCTCGACAACGGCCACCGCACGACCGGACCCATGCGGCAGTTGACGTTCACGCTGCGCGAGCGGGCAGCCGTCGTCCCCGTCGATCTCGTCCTGGCGGTTGGCGCCTCGCTCCCGGTCCTCGCCGCCTGCCTCGTCGTGGGGGCGCTTGCCGCCCCGAAGGTCGTTTCGTTCGAGACGCTCTTCCCCGCCCTGGCATACCTGTCGGCGCTCGCCTGCGGCACGATCTGCGTCCCGCTGCTTCTGCCGCTCCTCCCCGGCCGCGCCTTTTCCTTCAAGGGCGCCCTGTTCGGACTCCTGCCGGTGGCCGCGATCGGCGGAATGACGGGATGGTCTCCTAAATCCGTCCTGCCGGCGCTGTTCGCGTTGCCCGCCGTCTCCGCCTTTTTCGCGCTCAACTTCACCGGCAGCACGACCTTCACCTCGAAATCGGGCGTCAAGAAGGAGATCCGACTGGCGATGCCCGCGATGGGTCTGTCGGCGCTGGCCGGTCTCATCGCATGGATCGTCGGGAGATTTGCGGGATGA
- the hgcB gene encoding mercury methylation ferredoxin HgcB — MKGFSYLKNVTTLALDRERCSGCGLCAHVCPHQVFVIRGRKTEIVARDACMECGACALNCPEDALCVDAGVGCASGILTEWWRDTFPGRRGGPESGCC; from the coding sequence ATGAAGGGATTTTCGTACCTGAAGAACGTGACGACGCTGGCGCTCGACCGGGAGCGGTGCAGCGGCTGCGGACTTTGCGCCCACGTCTGCCCGCACCAGGTTTTCGTGATCCGAGGGAGGAAGACGGAGATCGTCGCCCGCGACGCGTGCATGGAGTGCGGCGCCTGCGCCCTCAACTGTCCGGAGGATGCGCTGTGCGTCGATGCCGGCGTCGGCTGCGCCTCGGGCATCCTCACCGAGTGGTGGCGGGACACGTTTCCCGGACGACGTGGGGGACCGGAGTCCGGTTGCTGCTGA
- the rdgB gene encoding RdgB/HAM1 family non-canonical purine NTP pyrophosphatase — MKLLIATKNPGKVREMRELLAPEAARGLEVLTLADFPSVPDPVEDAGTFAENARIKALAYAEALGVLCIADDSGISVEPLGGRPGVHSARYAGPDATDEDNNALLLSELAAVSKPWPAAYFCVAVAAVPGKVIAEGRGIIRGRITAHRAGTGGFGYDPYFVVEGRVETMAELTPETKNRISHRGQAMRALVGTLRELGALE; from the coding sequence ATGAAGCTCCTGATCGCGACAAAAAATCCCGGCAAGGTCCGCGAGATGCGGGAGTTGCTGGCGCCGGAAGCGGCGCGCGGCCTCGAAGTGCTGACGCTGGCCGACTTCCCGTCCGTGCCCGACCCGGTCGAGGATGCCGGGACGTTCGCCGAAAACGCCCGGATCAAGGCGCTGGCGTACGCCGAAGCGTTGGGCGTCCTGTGCATCGCGGACGATTCGGGCATTTCGGTCGAGCCGCTTGGGGGACGGCCTGGCGTGCATTCGGCCCGCTATGCCGGCCCGGACGCGACCGACGAGGACAACAACGCGCTGCTGCTTTCGGAGCTCGCCGCGGTGTCGAAACCGTGGCCGGCGGCCTATTTCTGCGTGGCCGTTGCCGCTGTTCCGGGGAAGGTGATCGCCGAGGGGCGCGGGATCATTCGCGGCCGGATCACGGCCCATCGCGCCGGCACGGGCGGATTCGGATACGACCCGTATTTCGTCGTCGAAGGACGGGTCGAGACGATGGCCGAACTGACGCCCGAAACGAAGAACCGGATCAGTCACCGCGGGCAGGCGATGCGGGCACTGGTCGGTACGTTGCGCGAGTTGGGCGCCCTGGAGTAG
- the rph gene encoding ribonuclease PH has product MRNDGRKASELRPIRVTTGIQKDAEGSVLFEMGETKVVCAASIEERVPPFLKGQGKGWVTAEYALMPRSTNTRVQRERGGKGLQGRTQEIQRLIGRALRSVVDFEKLGERTITIDCDVLQADGGTRTASINGAWLALRQACDRLLASGKIQEDPISGGVAAISVGVVGGKMLVDLDYSEDSKAQVDMNVVMASGGRLIEVQGTAEGDPFSRAELDAMLDGALKAGKAILAVQAEWALREAAQLKKAAAKKAVVPKRGGAGKRAK; this is encoded by the coding sequence ATGCGCAATGACGGAAGAAAGGCTTCAGAGCTCCGCCCGATCCGGGTGACCACCGGGATCCAGAAGGATGCCGAAGGCTCGGTCCTGTTCGAGATGGGCGAGACGAAGGTCGTGTGCGCCGCTTCGATCGAGGAGCGGGTGCCGCCGTTCCTGAAGGGGCAGGGGAAGGGATGGGTGACGGCCGAGTATGCGCTGATGCCCCGCTCCACCAACACGCGGGTCCAGCGCGAGCGCGGCGGCAAGGGGCTTCAAGGCCGGACGCAGGAAATCCAGCGGCTGATCGGGCGGGCGCTTCGCTCCGTGGTCGATTTCGAGAAGCTGGGCGAGCGGACGATCACGATCGACTGCGACGTGCTGCAGGCCGACGGCGGCACGCGGACCGCCTCGATCAACGGCGCCTGGCTCGCGTTGCGGCAGGCGTGCGACCGGCTGCTGGCCTCGGGCAAGATCCAGGAAGACCCCATCTCCGGCGGCGTGGCGGCGATCAGCGTCGGCGTGGTCGGGGGAAAGATGCTGGTCGACCTCGACTATTCCGAGGACTCGAAGGCGCAGGTCGACATGAACGTCGTGATGGCGTCGGGCGGGCGGCTGATCGAAGTGCAAGGGACGGCCGAGGGCGATCCGTTCTCCAGGGCCGAGCTCGACGCCATGCTCGACGGGGCGCTGAAGGCGGGGAAGGCGATCCTCGCTGTTCAGGCCGAGTGGGCGCTGCGGGAAGCGGCGCAGCTCAAGAAGGCGGCCGCGAAGAAGGCGGTCGTACCGAAACGGGGCGGTGCGGGGAAGCGGGCAAAATGA
- the infA gene encoding translation initiation factor IF-1 — MARDDLAKIEGSVTAATGGGNYVVTLENGITILAKLGGNMKRFKIRVLVGDKVTVGVSPYDPTHGLIVHRQKL; from the coding sequence ATGGCAAGAGACGACCTGGCAAAGATCGAGGGGAGCGTAACCGCCGCGACGGGTGGGGGCAACTACGTCGTCACGCTCGAGAACGGGATCACGATTCTTGCCAAGCTTGGCGGCAACATGAAGCGATTCAAGATCCGTGTGCTCGTGGGCGACAAGGTGACGGTCGGCGTCTCCCCCTACGACCCGACCCACGGGCTGATCGTTCACCGCCAGAAGCTCTAG
- a CDS encoding translation initiation factor Sui1, translating to MNDRRDDRPVVYTTGVGRVCPSCGRPAAGCVCRKKAASQAPPKGDGVVRVRRETKGRGGKTVTTVSGVMLSEDALAALSGELKRRCGTGGTAKDGLIEIQGDHRETLVAELTKRGYTVKLAGG from the coding sequence ATGAACGATCGCCGTGACGACCGACCTGTCGTATATACAACCGGGGTCGGCCGGGTCTGCCCTTCGTGCGGCAGGCCGGCCGCCGGTTGTGTCTGCCGGAAAAAAGCCGCATCGCAAGCGCCTCCCAAGGGGGACGGCGTGGTCCGCGTTCGTCGCGAGACCAAGGGGCGTGGCGGGAAGACCGTCACGACCGTCTCGGGCGTGATGCTTTCCGAGGACGCGCTGGCGGCGCTTTCGGGCGAGCTCAAGAGGCGGTGCGGGACCGGCGGCACCGCCAAGGACGGCCTCATCGAAATCCAGGGCGACCATCGCGAGACGCTGGTCGCCGAACTGACGAAACGCGGCTACACCGTCAAGCTCGCAGGCGGGTAG